In Actinoplanes derwentensis, the following proteins share a genomic window:
- a CDS encoding Na+/H+ antiporter subunit A translates to MLILLGAHLIAAVLAPALVRLLGPRAFYLLALVPLAVFGWAITNVGGPPQEWIHPWVPDLGLALALRVDTLSWLLVSLVGGVGALVLAYCARYFSAGEPGLGRFAAVFVGFAGAMLGLVVSDDLLLMYVFWELTTVFSYLLIGHNGTGRPGRRAALQALIVTTAGGLAMLVGIVILGQHAGSYRWSEMSTALPGGTPLVVAVVLILAGALSKSAIFPISFWLPAAMAAPTPVSAYLHAAAMVKAGIFLVARFAPAVVAAGGTAAVTWQALSVGLGLVTMLLGGWAALFQHDLKLLLAYGTVSQLGLLTVVLGFGTPEMALAGVAMLLGHALFKAALFLIVGVVDKTTGTRDLRQLNGLGRRAPVLLAAAVLAAASMAGLPPAIGFVGKEAVFAALLDSGTTGWIVLAGVLAGSVLTVAYTTRFLWGAFADKSTEGGERTEPTPAGSLLVAPVVLAVAGIAAGVGAGIVDEVLSPYPSMFGNGPATAHLALWHGLGVPLLLSVSVLAGGLAVFRLMPAGKAGPKPGGGVYERIMTGMDRLAVEVTGATQRGSLPFYLATILLVLIATAGPAMIAGWPSGSEFRLWDTPLHLLPVAVSVVAAVFAVPARRRLTAVILVGVTGYANAGIFLLHGAPDLALTQFLVETVTLVMVMLVLRRLPSHFSQRPGSWRRRVRVGIGVAVGTVMAGVGYLAVSARQAIPVSVDYPELAVTYGGGHNIVNVILVDIRAWDTMGEIAVLVAVATGVASLIFRHAGELHRRGPVGTPSDPPAGEPVWLMAGHTVEAGRRSTMLEVVTRLLFHAIILLSVYLLFTGHDTPGGGFTGGLVAGLALTVRYLAGGRYELAAAAPVDAGAVLGAGLLIAVGTGVGALVLGGQVLQSAIVDLQIPLLGHLHLVTSALFDIGVYLIVIGLVLDVLRSLGAEIDRHAQPTVHDHEKRPQEELV, encoded by the coding sequence GTGCTGATCCTGCTCGGTGCGCACCTGATCGCGGCGGTGCTGGCCCCGGCACTGGTCCGGTTACTCGGCCCGCGCGCGTTCTACCTGCTGGCCCTCGTCCCGCTGGCCGTCTTCGGCTGGGCGATCACCAACGTCGGCGGGCCACCCCAGGAGTGGATCCACCCGTGGGTGCCGGACCTGGGGCTGGCCCTGGCGCTGCGGGTCGACACCCTGTCCTGGTTGTTGGTCTCCCTGGTCGGCGGAGTCGGAGCCCTGGTTCTGGCCTACTGCGCCCGCTACTTCTCGGCCGGTGAGCCCGGTCTGGGCCGGTTCGCGGCGGTGTTCGTCGGTTTCGCCGGTGCGATGCTGGGCCTGGTCGTCAGCGACGACCTGCTTCTGATGTACGTGTTCTGGGAACTGACGACGGTCTTCTCCTACCTGCTGATCGGCCACAACGGCACCGGCCGCCCCGGTCGCCGGGCCGCGTTGCAGGCACTCATCGTCACCACCGCCGGTGGGCTGGCGATGTTGGTCGGCATCGTCATCCTGGGCCAGCACGCGGGTAGTTACCGCTGGTCCGAGATGTCCACCGCGCTGCCCGGCGGCACCCCGCTGGTGGTCGCCGTCGTGCTGATCCTGGCCGGGGCGCTCTCCAAGTCGGCGATCTTCCCGATCAGTTTCTGGCTGCCGGCCGCGATGGCCGCACCCACTCCGGTCAGTGCCTATCTGCACGCGGCCGCCATGGTGAAGGCCGGCATCTTCCTGGTGGCCCGGTTCGCTCCGGCGGTCGTGGCCGCCGGAGGCACCGCGGCGGTGACATGGCAGGCCCTGTCCGTCGGGCTGGGGCTGGTCACCATGCTTCTCGGCGGCTGGGCCGCGCTGTTCCAGCACGACCTCAAACTGCTTCTGGCGTACGGGACGGTCAGCCAGCTAGGTCTGCTGACGGTGGTGCTCGGGTTCGGAACGCCGGAGATGGCACTCGCCGGGGTGGCGATGCTGCTCGGCCACGCCCTGTTCAAGGCCGCCCTGTTCCTGATCGTGGGCGTCGTCGACAAGACGACCGGCACCCGTGACCTCCGGCAACTCAACGGACTGGGGCGGCGGGCCCCGGTGCTGCTAGCCGCGGCGGTGCTGGCGGCGGCCTCGATGGCCGGGCTGCCTCCGGCGATCGGTTTCGTCGGCAAGGAGGCGGTGTTCGCCGCACTGCTCGATTCCGGGACCACCGGCTGGATCGTGCTGGCGGGGGTGCTGGCCGGTTCGGTGCTGACGGTGGCCTACACGACCCGGTTCCTGTGGGGCGCCTTCGCCGACAAGAGCACCGAGGGCGGTGAGCGGACCGAGCCCACACCGGCCGGGTCGCTACTGGTCGCGCCCGTGGTGCTGGCGGTCGCCGGGATCGCCGCCGGGGTGGGGGCCGGGATCGTCGACGAGGTGCTCTCCCCGTACCCAAGCATGTTCGGGAACGGCCCGGCCACCGCCCACCTGGCGCTGTGGCACGGACTCGGTGTGCCGCTGCTCCTCTCGGTGTCGGTGCTGGCCGGCGGCCTGGCGGTGTTCCGGCTGATGCCGGCCGGCAAGGCCGGTCCGAAACCCGGCGGCGGGGTCTACGAACGGATCATGACCGGGATGGACCGGCTCGCCGTGGAGGTGACCGGGGCGACCCAGCGGGGTTCGCTGCCGTTCTACCTGGCGACGATCCTGCTGGTGCTGATCGCGACGGCGGGTCCGGCGATGATCGCGGGCTGGCCGTCCGGGTCGGAGTTCCGGCTCTGGGACACGCCCCTGCATCTGCTGCCGGTGGCCGTTTCGGTGGTCGCCGCGGTCTTCGCGGTGCCGGCCCGGCGGCGGCTGACCGCGGTGATCCTGGTCGGTGTCACCGGCTACGCGAATGCCGGGATCTTCCTGCTGCACGGTGCCCCCGACCTGGCGCTGACCCAGTTCCTCGTGGAGACGGTCACGCTGGTCATGGTGATGCTGGTACTGCGGCGGCTGCCGAGTCACTTCTCGCAGCGGCCCGGTTCGTGGCGGCGCCGGGTCCGGGTCGGGATCGGGGTGGCGGTCGGCACCGTGATGGCCGGCGTCGGCTACCTGGCGGTGTCGGCGCGGCAGGCGATCCCGGTGTCGGTCGACTATCCGGAGCTGGCCGTGACCTACGGCGGCGGGCACAACATCGTCAACGTCATCCTCGTCGACATCCGTGCCTGGGACACGATGGGCGAGATCGCGGTGCTGGTCGCCGTCGCGACCGGAGTGGCCAGCCTGATCTTCCGGCACGCCGGTGAGCTGCACCGGCGTGGCCCGGTCGGCACGCCGTCGGACCCGCCCGCGGGCGAACCGGTGTGGCTGATGGCCGGGCACACCGTGGAGGCCGGTCGCCGCTCGACCATGCTGGAGGTGGTCACCCGGCTGCTGTTCCACGCGATCATCCTGCTCTCGGTGTACCTGCTGTTCACCGGCCACGACACCCCCGGCGGCGGTTTCACCGGCGGCCTGGTCGCGGGCCTGGCGCTGACCGTGCGCTACCTGGCCGGCGGACGGTACGAACTGGCCGCCGCGGCCCCCGTCGACGCCGGCGCGGTGCTCGGCGCGGGTCTGCTGATCGCGGTCGGCACCGGAGTGGGCGCGCTGGTCCTGGGCGGGCAGGTGCTGCAGAGCGCGATCGTCGACCTGCAGATCCCGCTGCTCGGCCACCTGCACCTGGTGACGTCGGCGCTGTTCGACATCGGCGTCTACCTGATCGTCATCGGCCTGGTGCTGGACGTGCTGCGCAGCCTCGGCGCCGAGATCGACCGGCACGCCCAGCCCACAGTTCACGACCACGAGAAGCGGCCTCAGGAGGAGTTGGTATGA
- a CDS encoding TetR/AcrR family transcriptional regulator, whose amino-acid sequence MPAAGTTVKSDQRRQGVVDAAVSCFARKGFYGTTTNEIAERAGISQPYLYRLFANKQTIFVAVVDHVGDLLTEALDTAGTTEQALQDAYGTIIENGDILRFLMQANCATDEPLIRDAVRACYARQVAVVDKLLDGDEEAVRRWFAVGMLAKVTTMLGLGEIDEPWARTLADT is encoded by the coding sequence ATGCCTGCTGCCGGGACGACAGTCAAGAGTGACCAGCGCCGCCAGGGCGTAGTCGACGCCGCGGTGAGCTGCTTCGCGCGCAAAGGCTTCTACGGGACGACCACCAATGAGATCGCCGAACGGGCCGGCATCTCCCAGCCGTACCTCTACCGCCTCTTCGCCAACAAGCAGACCATCTTCGTCGCCGTCGTCGACCACGTCGGCGACCTCCTGACCGAAGCCCTGGACACCGCCGGTACGACGGAGCAGGCTCTGCAGGACGCCTACGGCACGATCATCGAGAACGGCGACATCCTGCGCTTTCTCATGCAGGCCAACTGCGCCACCGACGAGCCGCTCATCCGCGATGCCGTCCGCGCCTGCTACGCCCGGCAAGTCGCGGTCGTGGACAAGCTGCTCGACGGCGACGAGGAAGCCGTCCGGCGCTGGTTCGCCGTCGGCATGCTCGCCAAGGTCACGACCATGCTCGGCCTCGGGGAAATCGACGAGCCCTGGGCCAGGACACTCGCCGATACCTGA
- a CDS encoding nuclear transport factor 2 family protein: protein MNDTGDTRTPAQHAAAEHLRLLTAADLDAWAALFATDATFTFPFAPPGMVTEVHGREALHAHMRGFTETFDARLVDLTFIATAGSRVAVARGKLDGTARPTGKRFQQDFIVVVHTDTDGLITRFDDYWNPLAAVEALTPAEA from the coding sequence ATGAACGACACGGGCGACACCCGCACCCCAGCCCAGCACGCCGCGGCCGAGCACCTGCGGTTGCTGACAGCCGCCGACCTGGACGCCTGGGCCGCCCTCTTCGCCACCGACGCCACCTTCACCTTCCCCTTCGCTCCGCCCGGCATGGTCACCGAGGTGCACGGCCGCGAAGCCCTGCACGCCCACATGCGTGGCTTCACCGAGACCTTCGACGCCCGGCTCGTGGACCTGACCTTCATCGCCACGGCCGGCTCGCGGGTCGCGGTGGCACGAGGAAAACTCGACGGGACCGCCCGGCCCACCGGCAAGCGGTTCCAGCAGGACTTCATCGTGGTCGTGCACACCGACACCGACGGACTGATCACCCGATTCGACGACTACTGGAACCCGCTGGCCGCCGTCGAAGCCCTCACACCTGCCGAAGCCTGA
- a CDS encoding sensor histidine kinase, whose product MMRETQRLSLFWRIFLLNAAVVTVAFAFLMLGPFTVSAPVLLTEAALLSGVLVVMLVANAGLLRLGLAPLERLARTMSTVDLLRPGHRLAVTGRSGIADLIRSFNTMLDRLEAERATSAARALSAQEAERKRIAQELHDEVGQTLTAVLLELKRVADHAPEPVSGEVRQVQETIRNGLDEIRRIARRLRPGVLEELGLSSALKSLAGEFSTGGLTVRRNIDGDLPDLGQDAELVLYRVAQESLTNTARHSGARQVSLCLSHVPGSAAGPAEIELRIRDDGAGVGAAPEGAGIRGMRERALLIGADLNVGPAPGRGTEIRLRVPLGGEESIND is encoded by the coding sequence ATGATGCGAGAAACTCAGCGGTTGTCCCTGTTCTGGCGGATATTCCTGCTCAATGCCGCAGTCGTGACGGTGGCGTTCGCCTTCCTCATGCTCGGCCCGTTCACGGTGTCCGCTCCGGTGCTGTTGACCGAGGCCGCACTGCTCAGCGGGGTGCTGGTGGTGATGCTTGTCGCCAACGCCGGCTTGCTGCGCCTCGGGCTGGCCCCACTGGAGAGGCTGGCCCGCACCATGTCCACGGTCGATCTCCTCCGTCCCGGTCACCGGCTCGCGGTCACCGGCCGCAGCGGGATCGCAGACCTGATCAGGAGCTTCAACACCATGCTCGACCGCCTTGAGGCCGAACGCGCCACCAGCGCCGCCCGGGCGCTGTCGGCGCAGGAGGCCGAGCGCAAACGGATCGCCCAGGAACTGCACGACGAGGTGGGGCAGACCCTCACCGCCGTGCTGCTGGAACTGAAACGGGTCGCCGACCACGCCCCCGAACCGGTCTCCGGTGAGGTGCGCCAGGTGCAGGAGACCATCCGCAACGGCCTCGACGAGATCCGGCGCATCGCCCGCCGGTTGCGCCCCGGCGTGCTGGAGGAACTGGGACTGTCCAGTGCCCTCAAGTCGCTGGCCGGTGAGTTCTCCACGGGCGGGTTGACGGTGCGCCGCAACATCGACGGTGACCTGCCCGATCTGGGGCAGGACGCGGAGCTGGTGCTCTACCGGGTGGCGCAGGAGTCGCTGACCAACACGGCCCGGCACTCCGGCGCGCGCCAGGTCAGCCTGTGCCTGTCACATGTGCCGGGTTCGGCTGCCGGGCCCGCGGAGATCGAGCTGCGGATCCGTGACGACGGGGCCGGTGTGGGAGCCGCCCCCGAGGGGGCCGGGATCCGGGGCATGCGGGAGCGTGCCCTGCTGATCGGCGCCGACCTGAACGTCGGTCCCGCTCCCGGGCGGGGCACCGAGATCCGGCTGCGTGTCCCGCTCGGCGGAGAGGAATCCATCAATGACTGA
- a CDS encoding NucA/NucB deoxyribonuclease domain-containing protein — MIIAAAAAMIVAGTLAATEPAAAADPAATPKEAAEHFEANVTLTEAQYQQMLDEGKLREAGKATSATAPKEQTAQRSAAVDTATPHEPAPPPATAERQARQTAAQEASTSSDAVTTMAAPAIGDTPDQALVDQCMTDDAEDGFGRIMNRFVYCKRFETSVSFWRYPLGIPVLVGRNEFTLELFAQGDDHDRRIRTFARVQEGSVDYEVWNPFERLFVAPYVPLELIANCVEDFNTCAATRGPVTLPFVVWDNDDDWYYWDIRGQESAGVGRDKISYAQWYVQFRGLGPGVPDPGHSAYRQIRCDSADYFKLGAGVYPMACIHNEVTPHLTMSRSDLAIGEVARHIDLAQLEPNRTYPLLVPLGFPVPRDKVIPGRYLADDAAAPGLHRIRDVVDPEYQANRDHVRGACYQEGPNAAEYAETGLPERPDTTVEQCDEYPMASTLEGAAHPDWDFSVRAVATKANSDAGNLVRDYYVNDRILSMDFTLPLADNDRYYVNIVD, encoded by the coding sequence ATGATCATCGCAGCGGCCGCTGCGATGATCGTGGCCGGCACGTTGGCCGCGACAGAACCGGCAGCCGCCGCCGACCCAGCGGCGACGCCGAAAGAGGCAGCGGAGCACTTCGAGGCGAACGTGACGCTGACCGAAGCGCAGTACCAGCAGATGCTCGACGAAGGAAAGCTGCGAGAGGCAGGCAAGGCCACGTCGGCGACGGCACCGAAGGAGCAGACCGCGCAACGGTCCGCGGCGGTGGACACGGCGACACCCCACGAGCCGGCACCACCGCCGGCGACCGCCGAACGGCAGGCCCGGCAGACCGCCGCGCAGGAGGCGTCGACCTCCAGCGACGCGGTCACCACGATGGCCGCGCCGGCGATCGGCGACACGCCGGACCAGGCACTGGTCGATCAGTGTATGACCGACGACGCCGAGGACGGATTCGGCCGGATCATGAACCGCTTCGTGTACTGCAAGCGGTTCGAGACCTCGGTGAGCTTCTGGCGCTACCCGCTCGGCATCCCGGTGCTGGTCGGCCGGAACGAGTTCACCCTCGAACTGTTCGCCCAGGGGGATGACCACGACCGGCGGATCCGGACCTTCGCCCGCGTGCAGGAGGGATCGGTCGACTACGAGGTCTGGAACCCGTTCGAGCGGCTGTTCGTGGCCCCGTACGTCCCGTTGGAGCTCATCGCCAACTGCGTGGAGGACTTCAACACGTGCGCGGCGACGCGGGGACCGGTCACGCTGCCGTTCGTGGTGTGGGACAACGATGACGACTGGTACTACTGGGACATCCGCGGGCAGGAGTCCGCCGGCGTGGGCCGCGACAAGATCTCCTACGCGCAGTGGTACGTGCAGTTCAGGGGGCTCGGTCCCGGCGTTCCGGATCCGGGGCACAGCGCGTACCGGCAGATCCGGTGCGACTCGGCGGACTACTTCAAGCTGGGTGCCGGGGTCTACCCGATGGCCTGTATCCACAACGAGGTGACACCGCATCTGACGATGAGCCGTTCGGACCTGGCCATCGGCGAGGTCGCCCGGCACATCGACCTGGCACAGCTGGAGCCCAACCGGACGTACCCGCTGCTGGTGCCCCTGGGTTTTCCTGTCCCCCGGGACAAGGTGATCCCCGGCAGATACCTTGCCGACGACGCCGCCGCACCCGGCCTGCACCGGATCCGCGACGTGGTGGACCCGGAATACCAGGCGAACCGGGACCATGTGCGAGGTGCCTGTTACCAGGAGGGGCCGAACGCCGCCGAGTACGCGGAGACCGGGCTGCCGGAACGACCGGACACCACTGTCGAGCAGTGCGACGAGTACCCGATGGCCTCGACGCTGGAGGGTGCGGCTCACCCGGACTGGGACTTCTCGGTGCGAGCCGTCGCGACGAAGGCCAACAGCGACGCGGGCAACCTGGTCCGTGACTACTACGTCAACGACCGCATTCTATCGATGGACTTCACTCTTCCTCTGGCCGACAACGACCGCTACTACGTCAACATCGTCGACTGA
- a CDS encoding Na(+)/H(+) antiporter subunit C — translation MRPSIVLLIAVGVLFAAGTTLLLERTLTRVLLGVMLLGNGANLLVLSSAEPGSPPIVGTADPAEMTDPLPQAMILTAIVITLGMTAFLLAVAYRSWRLSGHDEVQDDAEDRRVRELAERDEGSDAEELDADEADSGSDLLEGTRR, via the coding sequence ATGAGACCGAGCATCGTGCTGTTGATCGCGGTCGGCGTGTTGTTCGCCGCCGGAACGACCCTGCTGCTGGAGCGCACGCTCACCCGGGTGCTGCTCGGGGTGATGCTGCTCGGCAACGGCGCCAACCTGCTGGTGCTCTCCTCGGCCGAGCCGGGTTCGCCGCCGATCGTCGGTACCGCCGACCCCGCCGAGATGACCGATCCACTGCCGCAGGCGATGATCCTGACCGCCATCGTGATCACCCTCGGGATGACCGCGTTCCTGCTGGCGGTGGCGTATCGCAGCTGGCGGCTGTCCGGCCACGACGAGGTGCAGGACGACGCTGAGGACCGCCGGGTCCGGGAACTGGCCGAACGTGACGAGGGCTCGGACGCCGAGGAGCTCGACGCGGACGAGGCCGACTCCGGCTCCGATCTTCTCGAGGGGACGCGCCGATGA
- a CDS encoding Na+/H+ antiporter subunit E — MIARARDRFLALIALTVTWMLLWGVFSWLTLAGGLLVSTLVLTVFPLPAVTFAGRLRPGGLFRFTIRFMTDLVVASAQLAWTAVGSRRVPRSAVLAVRLAVRSDLNLTLCAEAVSLVPGSLIVDADRAAGILYIHVFDVDGPADIERFRQEVHDIEERIIRAVGSDTEITLLTRLGSTRPTGLAGPDPSTLSTSPADSDQPADSAGPDLPTVPAGLDERGRR; from the coding sequence GTGATCGCGCGCGCCCGGGACCGGTTTCTCGCGCTCATCGCCCTCACCGTGACGTGGATGCTGCTGTGGGGTGTGTTCTCCTGGCTCACCCTGGCCGGCGGGCTGCTCGTGTCGACGCTGGTACTGACGGTGTTCCCCCTGCCCGCGGTGACGTTTGCCGGGCGGCTGCGGCCGGGCGGGCTGTTCCGGTTCACGATCCGGTTCATGACCGACCTGGTGGTGGCGAGCGCCCAACTGGCGTGGACCGCGGTCGGCTCCCGGCGGGTCCCACGCAGCGCGGTCCTCGCGGTCCGGCTGGCCGTCCGCTCCGACCTCAACCTGACCCTGTGCGCCGAAGCGGTGTCCTTGGTACCCGGCAGCCTGATCGTCGACGCGGACCGGGCCGCCGGCATCCTCTACATCCACGTCTTCGACGTCGACGGCCCCGCCGACATCGAGCGGTTCCGGCAGGAAGTCCACGACATCGAGGAACGCATCATCCGGGCGGTCGGCTCAGACACCGAGATCACCCTCCTGACCCGACTCGGCTCCACCCGGCCGACCGGTCTGGCGGGCCCGGATCCGTCGACTCTGTCGACCAGCCCAGCAGACTCCGACCAGCCGGCCGACTCAGCGGGTCCCGATCTGCCAACCGTCCCAGCGGGACTCGACGAAAGGGGACGGCGATGA
- a CDS encoding Na+/H+ antiporter subunit D yields MTWLVPLPVMMPLIGAAATLLMFRRPRVQRVISVSVLTATLAVSVLLLVLSADGPLVVAVGGWPVPLGIVLVADQLATLMLVVSAAVTLCVLLYSIGQGGADGDEEHPLSVFHPTYLIMTAGVTNAFLSGDLFNLYVGFEILLAASYVLITLGGTENRIRAGTTYVVVNLLSSVIFLSGIGLVYASTGTLNMAQLVERLDALPDGTRMVLQGMLLLAFGIKAAIFPLSAWLPDSYPTAPAPVTAVFAGLLTKVGVYAIIRTETLLFPGGRVGDLLMIAALSTMVVGILGAVAQSDIKRLLSFTLVSHIGYLLFGVGLASRAGIAAAVFYTLHHIVVQTTLFLVTGLIERRGGSTALDRLGGLARTAPVLAVLFFLPALNLAGIPPFSGFLGKLGLIQAGVAEGSVLSWMLVAGSAITSLLTLYALARVWNLAFWRTASDTPSAAPLRSPRLMITPTAALVIAGTALTLAAGPLYALSDSVAGDLLARTPYVEAVLP; encoded by the coding sequence ATGACCTGGCTCGTGCCTCTGCCGGTGATGATGCCGCTGATCGGGGCGGCCGCCACCCTGCTGATGTTCCGGCGCCCACGGGTGCAACGGGTGATCAGTGTGAGCGTGCTGACCGCCACCCTCGCGGTGTCGGTGCTGCTGCTGGTGCTCTCCGCCGACGGCCCGCTGGTCGTGGCGGTCGGCGGGTGGCCCGTACCGCTCGGGATCGTGCTCGTCGCCGACCAGCTCGCCACCCTGATGCTGGTCGTCTCCGCCGCCGTGACCCTGTGCGTGCTGCTCTACTCGATCGGGCAGGGCGGGGCCGACGGCGACGAGGAGCATCCGCTGTCGGTGTTCCACCCGACCTACCTGATCATGACCGCCGGGGTGACCAACGCGTTCCTCTCCGGCGACCTGTTCAACCTGTACGTGGGCTTCGAGATCCTGCTCGCCGCCAGCTACGTCCTGATCACCCTGGGCGGGACCGAGAACCGGATCCGGGCCGGGACGACGTACGTCGTGGTCAACCTGCTCTCCTCGGTCATCTTCCTGAGCGGCATCGGCCTGGTCTACGCCTCGACCGGCACGCTGAACATGGCGCAGCTGGTGGAACGGCTGGACGCCCTGCCGGACGGCACCCGGATGGTGCTGCAGGGCATGCTGCTGCTGGCGTTCGGCATCAAGGCGGCGATCTTCCCGCTGTCCGCGTGGCTACCGGACAGCTATCCCACCGCGCCGGCACCCGTCACCGCGGTGTTCGCCGGGCTGCTCACCAAAGTGGGCGTCTACGCGATCATCCGCACCGAGACGCTGCTCTTCCCCGGCGGGCGCGTCGGTGACCTGCTGATGATCGCGGCGCTGTCGACCATGGTGGTCGGCATCCTCGGCGCGGTGGCACAGTCCGACATCAAACGGTTGCTGTCGTTCACCCTGGTCAGCCATATCGGCTACCTGCTCTTCGGAGTGGGGCTGGCCTCCCGGGCCGGGATCGCTGCGGCTGTCTTCTACACGCTGCACCACATCGTCGTACAGACGACGTTGTTCCTGGTGACCGGGCTGATCGAACGCCGCGGCGGCAGCACCGCGCTGGACCGGCTGGGTGGTCTGGCCCGGACGGCTCCGGTGCTGGCGGTGCTGTTCTTCCTGCCGGCACTCAACCTGGCCGGGATCCCACCGTTCTCCGGGTTCCTCGGCAAACTCGGGCTGATCCAGGCCGGGGTGGCCGAAGGCAGCGTGTTGTCCTGGATGCTGGTGGCCGGGTCGGCGATCACGAGCCTGCTCACGCTGTACGCACTGGCCCGGGTGTGGAACCTGGCGTTCTGGCGCACCGCGTCCGACACTCCGTCGGCGGCCCCGCTGCGGTCACCACGGCTGATGATCACACCGACCGCCGCGCTGGTCATCGCCGGGACGGCGCTCACTCTCGCGGCCGGCCCGCTCTACGCACTGTCCGACAGCGTCGCCGGAGACCTTTTGGCCCGGACGCCGTACGTCGAGGCGGTGCTGCCGTGA
- a CDS encoding TetR/AcrR family transcriptional regulator, whose product MTTRRPQRARDPEARRAALAEAAMEVIAENGVGRTTHRAVAARAGLPLGATTYYFPTLDDLIAAGLRHALDTLQADLRLWDERLRNAPDMPEALTDLAQEYLKDRRQVRIEYELCVSAARDTALRPLATAWMDGVPDMLEPTIGLDAARDVCAVLDGFILRALATDTELDTARLAAAIRNLSS is encoded by the coding sequence TTGACCACCCGCCGCCCGCAGCGTGCCCGTGACCCGGAGGCTCGCCGGGCCGCCCTCGCCGAGGCGGCCATGGAGGTCATCGCCGAGAACGGCGTGGGCCGCACCACACACCGGGCCGTCGCCGCCCGCGCGGGCCTGCCGCTGGGGGCGACCACCTACTACTTCCCCACCCTGGACGACCTGATCGCCGCCGGTCTGCGCCACGCGCTGGACACGTTGCAGGCCGACCTGCGGCTCTGGGACGAGCGTCTGCGCAACGCCCCCGACATGCCCGAGGCCCTGACCGATCTGGCCCAGGAGTACCTGAAGGACCGCCGCCAGGTCCGCATCGAATACGAACTCTGCGTGTCCGCCGCCCGCGACACCGCGTTACGCCCCCTGGCCACCGCCTGGATGGACGGCGTCCCCGACATGCTGGAACCCACCATCGGCCTGGACGCCGCCCGAGACGTCTGCGCCGTCCTCGACGGGTTCATCCTCCGCGCCCTGGCCACCGACACCGAACTGGACACGGCCCGCCTGGCGGCAGCAATCAGAAACCTGAGTTCCTAA
- a CDS encoding response regulator has protein sequence MTDVRPARILLADDHALVRRGVRLILDSEPDLTVVAEASDGAEAVAQARAERPDLAILDIAMPRLTGLQAARELSRQMPDLRILILTMYDNEQYFFEALKAGASGYVLKSVADRDLVEACRAAVRGEPFLYPGAVNALIRNYLERVADGEDPSGRTITDREEEVLKLVAEGHSSKEIADLLVISVKTVERHRSNLLQKLGLRDRLELTRYAIRAGLIEP, from the coding sequence ATGACTGACGTCCGGCCCGCCCGCATCCTGTTGGCCGACGACCACGCGCTGGTCCGCCGCGGGGTCCGGCTGATTCTCGACAGCGAACCCGACCTGACCGTGGTCGCCGAGGCGTCCGACGGTGCCGAAGCGGTCGCGCAGGCCCGGGCGGAGCGTCCCGACCTGGCGATCCTCGACATCGCGATGCCCCGGCTGACCGGGCTGCAGGCGGCTCGGGAGTTGTCCCGTCAGATGCCGGACCTGCGGATTCTGATCCTGACGATGTATGACAACGAGCAGTACTTCTTCGAGGCCTTGAAGGCCGGTGCCTCCGGTTATGTGCTCAAGTCGGTCGCCGACCGTGACCTGGTCGAGGCGTGCCGGGCGGCCGTACGGGGCGAGCCGTTCCTTTATCCCGGTGCGGTCAACGCCCTGATCCGTAACTACTTGGAGCGTGTCGCCGACGGGGAGGACCCGTCCGGCCGCACGATCACCGATCGTGAGGAGGAGGTGCTGAAACTGGTCGCCGAGGGTCACTCGTCGAAGGAGATCGCCGACCTGCTCGTGATCAGCGTCAAGACCGTCGAGCGGCACCGTTCCAACCTGCTGCAGAAACTGGGCTTGCGGGACCGGCTGGAGCTGACCCGGTACGCGATCCGCGCCGGCCTGATCGAGCCATGA
- a CDS encoding DUF6461 domain-containing protein: MMDPIDLTGMFGEGWCVTLTRGDVFEALSGMEVDPADCRPASTLTEAAGLTWATFGVLLIAREIGEGLTLVLEFDGSTGWVGADLDVLAVLSAAGGMACSIYRNPNREELSYAADADLITGLDPATFRRWGSVPDRFDDALSAAGFPGPDGDGGSTDMLGLSPSKRAAAAMTVITGIALTPAMFDGPWTAGPSAH, translated from the coding sequence ATGATGGATCCGATCGACCTTACCGGCATGTTCGGTGAGGGCTGGTGCGTGACGCTCACACGCGGCGACGTCTTCGAGGCACTGTCCGGCATGGAGGTCGATCCGGCGGACTGCCGGCCGGCGTCGACGCTGACGGAGGCCGCCGGGTTGACCTGGGCCACCTTCGGGGTGTTGCTCATCGCCCGCGAGATCGGCGAGGGCCTGACTCTCGTGCTGGAGTTCGACGGCTCCACCGGCTGGGTCGGTGCCGACCTCGACGTGCTGGCCGTCCTGTCCGCCGCGGGCGGCATGGCGTGCTCCATCTACAGGAACCCGAACCGGGAGGAGTTGTCGTACGCGGCCGACGCCGACCTGATCACCGGTCTGGACCCGGCCACGTTCCGCCGTTGGGGCAGCGTGCCGGACCGTTTCGACGACGCCCTGAGCGCGGCCGGCTTTCCCGGCCCGGACGGTGACGGCGGCAGCACCGACATGCTCGGCCTGTCCCCGTCGAAGCGGGCCGCCGCCGCGATGACCGTGATCACCGGGATCGCGTTGACACCGGCGATGTTCGACGGCCCCTGGACCGCGGGGCCCAGCGCCCACTGA